One Fusarium falciforme chromosome 1, complete sequence genomic window carries:
- a CDS encoding PKS-ER domain-containing protein, with translation MSSLSIPSTQQAVVLPAKRTPLSSLTVPVYPPAPGEVLVRVHWTASTPLDLHRADGGLLIPEYPALMGNGGAAGIVVAVGDGGDLKGLKVGDRVTAFAFHGGKESNHQEYITIPAYLASKIPENLSFEEAVTVPVNLVTVFHSATADLNLELPWPIPEGYTPKKADEPILIWGAASSVGIFAVQVFHHWGYKNILAVASGKHHEYLRGIGATQCFDYRKDDVVDQILKYAGDRSEPKLPYILDCIGSLDGTLKPLTKIAQRGSIVAVMLPVILKDATVEEEPEYEMDASKVLVGEWAEGVNVRGVRTHFYLSNEFFKEKMQPEIIPALLRDGVVSPNRYRVVEGATAVERAQKAVDILRNKEVSGEKLVWRIADTDA, from the exons ATGTCGTCTCTTTCTATCCCATCAACTCAACAAGCTGTTGTCCTTCCGGCAAAGCGTACACCTCTAAGCTCCCTCACCGTCCCTGTTTACCCTCCAGCACCCGGTGAAGTCCTCGTCCGCGTCCACTGGACAGCCTCCACACCCCTTGACCTCCACCGAGCAGATGGCGGCCTCCTCATCCCCGAATATCCAGCCCTCATGGGCAATGGCGGCGCTGCAGGCATTGTCGTCGCTGTCGGTGACGGAGGAGACCTCAAGGGCTTAAAAGTCGGGGACCGGGTGACCGCCTTTGCTTTCCACGGCGGCAAGGAGTCCAACCACCAGGAGTACATCACCATCCCGGCGTACCTGGCCTCCAAGATTCCAGAGAATCTATCCTTTGAGGAGGCTGTGACGGTACCCGTCAACCTCGTCACTGTGTTCCATTCAGCGACTGCggacctcaacctcgagctgCCTTGGCCTATCCCGGAGGGTTACACACCCAAGAAGGCTGATGAACCTATCCTCATCTGGGGAGCTGCCAGCAGCGTGGGAATCTTTGCTGTACAAGTCTTTCACCATTGGGGTTACAAGAACATCCTCGCCGTCGCAAGTGGCAAGCACCATGAGTACCTCCGCGGGATTGGTGCAACCCAATGCTTCGACTACCGCAAGGACGATGTCGTGGACCAGATTCTCAAGTACGCTGGCGACCGCTCCGAGCCCAAGCTACCATATATCCTAGACTGCATCGGCTCCCTCGACGGCACCCTCAAGCCCCTGACCAAGATTGCGCAGCGTGGCAGCATCGTGGCAGTAATGCTCCCCGTCATCCTCAAGGACGCCACCGTGGAAGAGGAGCCCGAGTATGAGATGGACGCGTCCAAGGTGCTCGTCGGAGAATGGGCCGAGGGTGTTAATGTCCGTGGAGTGCGCACCCATTTCTACCTTTCT AATGAGTTTTTCAAGGAAAAGATGCAGCCCGAGATTATCCCTGCACTATTGAGGGATGGTGTAGTGTCTCCAAACAGGTACCGTGTTGTTGAGGGGGCGACGGCTGTCGAGAGAGCTCAGAAGGCAGTGGACATTTTGAGAAACAAGGAGGTCAGTGGTGAGAAGCTTGTCTGGAGGATCGCAGACACGGATGCCTGA